TGAACCATGAAAAGTAAAGTAAGTCCCAGCCAACATCTAATTCCAGTTCAGAAGAGACATTATAGATAAGGAATGTAATGGTAAAGAAAATTATTTCACTTACCATGTAATTGGTTTTCCCAAAAGTAGCGACAAAAACTGCCAACAAAGCTAATATTAGAAGTAATTTAACTTTATTTCCAGTTTTTAAATTTTTAAGAGGAGTTGAAGATCCTATTTTACCAAGTACTGACCCTATTTTACCAATATTTTGGTATGAATAAACAAATAAACCAAATACAGCAGAAAGTATGATTATCCAGAACGCTGTTCCTATGTAATAGGGCATATTTTTAACAAAATACAGTGAATCTGGGTTGTATGCAAAGTGTATTGTGCTCCCTAAACTTTCTGAACTTCTAAAAAAATCCATGAATGGATATAATGCATTACCGAATTTGGTATTGAAATAGATAAATATTGGAAGTAAAACCAGTGCCCCTAAAATCATTCCAATTACAATGTTTCGGGGATTTTTAATCTCGTGTCGATTTGCAATGATGTAGGCAAATATTGGAAAAATGATCAAAGCCAGGTTAAAGCGGGTTAAAAAAGCCATCATGGCCACAGGGAATGCTAAGTAGAAAAACTTAGAATTCTTTTTAACACCAAGATAAGTTAAATAAATAGCCCATATTGAAATAGAAACACTTGAAACATCGGTAAGGCCGGCTCCTGCAAAAGTGATTATTATGGGGAATGTTGCGAATAATAAACTGCCCACAAAGCTAATAATGGCATTGAAACGTTCTTTTAAGAATAAATAAAGTCCAATGCATCCTAGAAGGTATATGAGTCCATCTATGATAGAGGTGATTCCCATATACAAACCATCAAATCTGAAATAGAGGGATGCTAAAAAGGAAAGTAATGGTGGTCTTAAAAGATCTGAATATCCAATTGATTTACCTGCAAATAAAGCAGAGTTTGCCAGAAAATCAAAACCATCAAACTCGGGACCAACAATTAATTGGATTCTCACACGAAAATAAGTTATCAATGAGACAGTTATTATCAGGAGAACTAGGAAAACCAGTTTAGAGTTTTTATCTTCAAATTTCATCATAGGTAAATCACCGAATTCATCTAGTTACTGTCTTTTGTAAATAGTTACATATCCAAACTGTTTTATTAACTGATAATTAGTTAAATTTAACCCTTCTTTAACAGTCAAAAAATAATTGGCATTATCTGTGTTTAAATTGTTTTCATAATCCTTGTTATTGTTAGATAATTGTACCTGCTTGACATTTGTCTTCAAATACCAGCTGAAGTAAGGCCATTGATCTGAGGATATGTTTTTATCAAAGTATTGAGGATCATTAACTTTAAGCCATTGGCTGGCCATTTTAATATCATTCAATTCAACCACATTTTGAGATTCATGATCATATATCCCCTGTATATAATCAGCAGCTGCTACGAGCATCATAAATACCAGTATAACTGCAAATATATTATGTGCCATGTTTTTATACTTACTTTCCAATCCCCATAATCTTTTAATTTGGCTAAAACCCAATATTAAAAAATAAGTTAAAGCGGGGGCCATTGTGATAAAGTAACGATCATCTTTAACCGCGTAAACACTGTGGAATATGAAAAATGCCACAAACCATGATACAAATAAAATATAAATGTCTAAATCCTTGATATTGCCATTTCTCAGAGTATAAAACAAAACAAAACAAAAAACCAGAAATATGATCTCAGTGATGAAGTATTGTGTCCATGCAAAGGTTATAATAAATAATGAAAATAATAAAAACAGTGCCAAAACCTTTATTTTTGTATGATGTGACAGTTTAGATGGACTAAATTGTTTGAAATTTAATTTAACAGTCTTAAATTTAGTTAATAAACCAATGAATGCGCTAAGCACTGAACCTAAGATAATGGCCATCCCTCCAACCCCAATATATGATAAAATATTTTTTAGGAAATAGAGGGGGTCAGGATGGTAATATACGTAAGTGGTTGACCATGCTTTTTGGGTTGAGCCATAAAATGAAGAAAATGGACCCAATGGATTGCCGAATTGATTGTAAAAGAATACAAGAACAATCAAGCCAGGTAATAAAGACAATAATATTCCCCCAATCATATTTTTAAGGGACACATCATGGCGATTGATTACTAGATAGAAAAATATGGGAAAAATAATGAATCCTGCAGGATATCTTGTTAAAAAGGCTAACATGGCCAGGGGGAAAGAAAAGTAAAAAAACAGTGGATTCTTTTTAACTGCTAACACAGTGGCATACAATGCCCAGATGGATAAAGCCACACTTGGAATATCTGTAAGTCCAACTCCAGTAAATAAAATAACCACTGGAAAAGAGCTGAAGAGTAAACTCCCCAAAAAGCTTTCCATGGCCTCAAATTTAATTCGGAAAAATAAATATAGCCCAATAGCCCCGAATACTAAAAATGAAGCATCTAAATAGAATATTACTGATTCAGATACCACACTTAAACGGAAGATGAGTGATGTTAAAAACGGGAAAAAGGGAGGTCTGGTCAGATCTGTGTATCCAAATCCCTGCCCAGCAAAGTACATGGCATTGGATAGGAAGTCAAAAGTATCCCAGATAGGACCGATTTCTATTTGGATTTGAACCCGGTAATATGCAATTAAAGCTACAAGAAAAACTAAAATAATGCCATAAACCAATGAATCATGATCCCTGACATATTCTCTTAATTTCAGATACAAAGAATCCCCCATAAGTTAAGACGATTTTTAATAATGACATAGTTTATTGTAAATGTTTGAAATTTTTGCATTCATGTTTAACAATACGGATCATTTATAAATCATAGTATTCTTCAGTTATAAAAGAATATATAATTATTGTAATCATATTATATGCTCTAAATCTCAATTGAAGCTTTTTAACAAATTAGGTTAGTATATTAATCAGTAATATTATCCTGTTGGAAGAGCATTATGGCATCCTCCGTTATTCCATACAGTTTTCGCATTTTTATGGTATCTTGTCGGAGTGGAGATTTGCGAATACAATTTTTGTATTAACCCAAATCATTTTAACCATTATCATAGCTTCATTGATTGGAAAACGGGAATATGGAGTTATGGCTGGTTTTTTTTGCAGGAATGTTTTCTTTAACTGCACCTAGAGTAGATATTTTAGCTGTGGCCCTTCCGGCCAATTTTATCCCCATTTTAGCAACTTTAACTATTTATTTCCTACCTAAAAATCAATTCAAAGCATTCATAACATCATTGATAGGTGTTTGGACCCATTCAGTAGGTTTGATAATTTTTATTCCATTATTCTTAGTTGATGGTACCCAAAAAAATTGGAAATATATTTTATTGTTATTATCTGTGTTATTTTGGGGATGGTATTTTATATCATTTTCAGGGCAAAGCGGAGTTATAAAAAGTGCTTATCCTCCTTTTTATATCATCCCCACTATACAAATATTCAGTTTAATTTTAATAGGCCTATTTGGTTCCATTGGACCATATTTCCTTTACAAAATGGACAATAAACGGTTTAAATTGATAATTGCATATATTGTAA
This DNA window, taken from Methanobacterium subterraneum, encodes the following:
- a CDS encoding glycosyltransferase family 39 protein, whose amino-acid sequence is MYLKLREYVRDHDSLVYGIILVFLVALIAYYRVQIQIEIGPIWDTFDFLSNAMYFAGQGFGYTDLTRPPFFPFLTSLIFRLSVVSESVIFYLDASFLVFGAIGLYLFFRIKFEAMESFLGSLLFSSFPVVILFTGVGLTDIPSVALSIWALYATVLAVKKNPLFFYFSFPLAMLAFLTRYPAGFIIFPIFFYLVINRHDVSLKNMIGGILLSLLPGLIVLVFFYNQFGNPLGPFSSFYGSTQKAWSTTYVYYHPDPLYFLKNILSYIGVGGMAIILGSVLSAFIGLLTKFKTVKLNFKQFSPSKLSHHTKIKVLALFLLFSLFIITFAWTQYFITEIIFLVFCFVLFYTLRNGNIKDLDIYILFVSWFVAFFIFHSVYAVKDDRYFITMAPALTYFLILGFSQIKRLWGLESKYKNMAHNIFAVILVFMMLVAAADYIQGIYDHESQNVVELNDIKMASQWLKVNDPQYFDKNISSDQWPYFSWYLKTNVKQVQLSNNNKDYENNLNTDNANYFLTVKEGLNLTNYQLIKQFGYVTIYKRQ
- a CDS encoding glycosyltransferase family 39 protein; protein product: MMKFEDKNSKLVFLVLLIITVSLITYFRVRIQLIVGPEFDGFDFLANSALFAGKSIGYSDLLRPPLLSFLASLYFRFDGLYMGITSIIDGLIYLLGCIGLYLFLKERFNAIISFVGSLLFATFPIIITFAGAGLTDVSSVSISIWAIYLTYLGVKKNSKFFYLAFPVAMMAFLTRFNLALIIFPIFAYIIANRHEIKNPRNIVIGMILGALVLLPIFIYFNTKFGNALYPFMDFFRSSESLGSTIHFAYNPDSLYFVKNMPYYIGTAFWIIILSAVFGLFVYSYQNIGKIGSVLGKIGSSTPLKNLKTGNKVKLLLILALLAVFVATFGKTNYMVSEIIFFTITFLIYNVSSELELDVGWDLLYFSWFMAFFIFQSVYVAKDHRYFISMTPPVAYFLARGLNFITQKFEFKFKQKNLTLYVFAIILSMMMIFSVAVQLSEIEEVNQKNKIFNQDVSNVSQWLKINDPDYKSKVIYADYWSYFGWYLQTNVGKMPMFRDNQSLYQGVKDFNFTSDDKNALNNELNRISPDYYMCTWDNMNFTNYVPVARFGSITIYKRV